In Spea bombifrons isolate aSpeBom1 chromosome 12, aSpeBom1.2.pri, whole genome shotgun sequence, the following proteins share a genomic window:
- the ZNF576 gene encoding zinc finger protein 576 — protein sequence MDIKDILHKGDLGSREPLNPPSHCMTFQEEKCNDRLMEHDYSDQGQPVRQLSPLLASAAACNLCNKRFSTSRALNYHYERSHNQLGPEEMRSRRCPDCGRYFPGLLSLEKHRLLHRGKRSLQLSYWGKGPVQCCYCGSCFSKPGKLKEHQKTCFEIEKHEDLPAQADGQMNCLECGMSFLDEGELHQHYIQHARGEL from the exons ATGGACATAAAGGACATTTTGCACAAAGGCGATCTGG gttctAGAGAACCCCTTAATCCTCCTTCCCATTGCATGACATTCCAAGAGGAGAAATGTAACGACCGACTGATGGAGCACGACTACTCCGATCAGGGCCAGCCGGTTCGGCAGTTGTCTCCGCTTCTTGCGTCGGCTGCCGCCTGCAACTTGTGCAACAAAAGATTTTCCACCAGCCGCGCTCTCAATTACCACTACGAGCGCTCTCACAATCAGTTGGGGCCTGAAGAAATGCGTTCCCGACGCTGTCCAGACTGTGGCAGATACTTCCCCGGTCTGCTGAGCCTGGAGAAGCACCGGCTACTTCACAGGGGAAAGCGGTCGTTGCAGCTGTCCTACTGGGGCAAGGGGCCGGTGCAGTGCTGCTATTGCGGTAGCTGCTTCAGCAAGCCCGGCAAACTTAAGGAACATCAAAAGACTTGCTTTGAGATCGAAAAACACGAAGATCTCCCGGCACAAGCAGACGGGCAGATGAACTGCTTAGAGTGTGGCATGAGCTTCTTGGACGAGGGAGAGCTGCACCAACACTACATACAGCATGCTCGCGGAGAGCTGTAG